A window of Metabacillus sp. B2-18 contains these coding sequences:
- the yfcC gene encoding putative basic amino acid antiporter YfcC, whose product MKKENKVWKMPHTFIIVFFVVILAAVTTFLVPIGQFQTEEITYTSDGQENTKTVLISDSFEYVKDEEGNLVRPGTSLFEPYGEAGFLNYVFEGLVSGDKWGSAVGVIAFILIIGGAFGIIMRTKAIDEGLLKVIDRTKGREALIIPIMFVLFSLGGAVFGMGEEAIAFAMILVPLMVVLGYDAITAVMITYVATQIGFATSWMNPFGVAIAQGISGVPVLSGTPFRMIMWAVFTTVGIIYTWRYASSIRKEPTRSASYDTDDYFRKEAQKQNISSNFTLGHGLVILTIVAGISWIIWGVVKHAYYIPEIASQFFTIGLVAGIIGVIFKLNGMTLNDIAEGFTNGAKDLLPAALVVGMAKGIVIILGGDSPDSPSVLNTMLYGAGQVIGDFPEALSAWFMYVFQSIFNFFVVSGSGQAALTMPLMAPLADTAGVTRQVAVLAFQLGDGLTNIIVPTSAALMGALGAARIDWGTWAKFIIKFMLLLFVLSSIFIFIAVFIGY is encoded by the coding sequence ATGAAAAAAGAGAACAAAGTTTGGAAAATGCCACATACTTTTATCATCGTTTTCTTTGTTGTTATTTTAGCAGCTGTTACAACATTTCTTGTGCCAATTGGACAATTTCAAACTGAAGAAATTACGTACACTTCCGATGGTCAAGAGAATACAAAAACTGTCCTTATATCTGATAGCTTTGAGTACGTAAAAGATGAGGAAGGAAATTTAGTCCGTCCTGGTACGAGTTTGTTTGAACCCTATGGTGAAGCAGGCTTTTTAAACTATGTGTTTGAAGGTTTAGTTTCCGGTGATAAATGGGGATCAGCAGTAGGTGTTATTGCTTTTATTCTTATCATTGGTGGGGCATTTGGTATTATCATGCGCACGAAAGCAATTGATGAGGGGCTTCTGAAAGTGATTGACCGTACAAAAGGTCGAGAAGCTTTGATCATTCCAATTATGTTCGTTCTCTTCTCCTTGGGAGGAGCAGTGTTTGGAATGGGAGAAGAAGCAATTGCTTTTGCCATGATTCTAGTACCTCTTATGGTTGTTCTCGGCTATGATGCCATCACTGCTGTCATGATTACTTATGTTGCCACGCAAATCGGGTTTGCCACTTCATGGATGAATCCATTCGGCGTTGCCATTGCCCAGGGAATATCAGGGGTACCTGTTTTATCAGGAACACCTTTCCGAATGATTATGTGGGCTGTTTTCACAACGGTTGGGATCATTTATACATGGAGATATGCATCATCCATTAGAAAAGAGCCAACTCGCTCTGCTTCCTATGATACGGACGATTATTTTCGAAAAGAAGCTCAAAAGCAAAACATTTCTTCAAATTTCACGTTAGGTCATGGGCTTGTTATCTTAACCATTGTGGCTGGAATCTCTTGGATTATATGGGGCGTTGTTAAGCATGCTTACTATATTCCTGAAATTGCCTCACAGTTTTTCACAATCGGTTTGGTAGCTGGGATCATCGGAGTTATCTTTAAACTAAATGGTATGACTTTAAACGATATTGCAGAGGGCTTTACTAACGGGGCCAAAGATTTACTTCCTGCAGCCTTAGTTGTTGGAATGGCAAAAGGAATCGTGATTATCCTCGGTGGTGATAGTCCTGATTCACCATCTGTCTTAAACACGATGTTATATGGAGCTGGGCAAGTTATTGGAGATTTTCCAGAAGCATTATCTGCTTGGTTTATGTATGTTTTCCAGTCTATTTTTAATTTCTTCGTTGTGTCTGGATCAGGTCAGGCAGCTTTAACAATGCCGCTAATGGCACCTTTAGCAGACACTGCTGGTGTAACGCGACAAGTCGCTGTTTTAGCCTTTCAGCTAGGTGATGGATTAACCAATATTATTGTTCCAACATCTGCTGCTTTAATGGGTGCTCTTGGTGCAGCTAGAATTGACTGGGGCACATGGGCAAAATTCATCATTAAATTTATGTTATTATTGTTTGTACTATCTAGTATTTTCATCTTTATAGCTGTATTTATCGGCTATTAA
- the iadA gene encoding beta-aspartyl-peptidase, with product MLTLIRNGEVYAPDYLGKKDILLVHDKIGFIEDHIPVPANFVDITVIDATGMKVVPGFIDSHVHITGGGGEGSYKTRTPELQLTDATFSGITTIIGVIGTDGTTRTMPNLIAKARALEEEGITCYVHTGSYQVPVKTLTGKIEDDLILIDKIIGVGEIAISDHRSSQPTVEEMAKLASAARIGGMLSGKAGIVNIHVGDSKDHLDLILKVLETTDLPIRQFYPTHINRNPHLFEAGISYAKRGGWVDFTTSTIPKFLAEGEVSCSQGLKRMLDEDVPIEQITFTSDGQASLPDFNEDGEMVGLKIGKVNTLFQAVKDAVQIEHIPLETALKVITSNPATILKLKQKGELKTGSDADIVLLDQDLSIQSVWAKGQHMVSEGKALVKGTFQ from the coding sequence GTGTTAACGCTTATAAGGAACGGAGAGGTATATGCTCCTGATTATTTAGGTAAAAAAGACATTCTTCTCGTTCATGATAAAATTGGATTTATCGAAGACCATATTCCTGTTCCAGCAAATTTTGTAGATATAACAGTAATCGATGCTACAGGAATGAAAGTTGTACCCGGATTTATTGATTCACATGTTCACATTACCGGCGGTGGTGGCGAAGGAAGTTATAAAACCCGCACTCCTGAACTGCAATTAACAGATGCTACTTTTTCAGGCATTACCACCATTATTGGTGTGATTGGCACCGATGGCACAACAAGAACAATGCCCAATTTAATTGCAAAGGCACGTGCTCTTGAGGAAGAAGGTATTACCTGTTATGTGCATACTGGATCCTATCAGGTTCCTGTTAAAACGCTAACCGGGAAAATTGAAGATGATCTTATCTTAATTGATAAAATCATCGGTGTCGGGGAAATTGCGATTAGTGATCACAGATCTTCACAGCCGACTGTAGAAGAAATGGCGAAGCTCGCATCTGCGGCCCGAATTGGTGGGATGCTTTCTGGAAAAGCAGGAATTGTTAATATTCATGTTGGTGACAGTAAAGATCACCTGGATCTTATTCTAAAGGTCCTTGAAACAACAGACCTTCCAATTCGTCAATTTTATCCAACCCATATCAACCGAAATCCGCATCTTTTTGAAGCAGGCATTTCTTATGCGAAAAGAGGTGGCTGGGTTGATTTTACAACAAGTACCATTCCTAAGTTTCTTGCTGAAGGGGAGGTCTCCTGCAGTCAGGGCTTAAAAAGAATGTTAGATGAGGATGTACCGATTGAACAAATTACCTTCACCTCAGACGGGCAGGCGAGCCTTCCTGATTTTAATGAAGACGGTGAGATGGTCGGTTTAAAAATTGGCAAGGTAAATACACTTTTTCAAGCTGTAAAAGATGCTGTTCAAATAGAACATATTCCGTTAGAAACCGCCTTAAAAGTCATTACCAGTAATCCTGCTACTATCTTAAAACTGAAGCAAAAAGGCGAACTAAAGACTGGTAGTGATGCTGATATTGTGCTTTTAGATCAGGATCTTTCCATTCAATCTGTCTGGGCTAAAGGGCAACATATGGTATCGGAAGGAAAAGCACTTGTGAAGGGTACCTTCCAATAG
- a CDS encoding GNAT family N-acetyltransferase, translated as MKIRKATQNETNSLLHMTINTMNESSMGTVKNDFHTGMNMFVPLLNSGAYYLIALDKQVIAGWVLLGPDFNPMNTRKTGSIIALYVFPQYRKGGLGKQLMNKAINELKSEGYHKAQLNVFTGNPAKSLYKKLGFKEISSIMEMDIN; from the coding sequence ATGAAGATTAGAAAAGCCACACAAAATGAAACAAATTCCCTTCTTCATATGACAATTAATACAATGAATGAAAGCTCAATGGGGACTGTTAAAAATGATTTTCATACGGGAATGAATATGTTCGTGCCTTTATTAAATAGTGGTGCTTATTATCTTATTGCACTTGATAAACAGGTGATAGCAGGCTGGGTTCTACTAGGTCCTGATTTTAATCCAATGAATACTCGAAAAACAGGCAGCATTATTGCTCTTTATGTATTTCCACAATATCGAAAAGGCGGACTAGGGAAGCAGCTTATGAATAAAGCAATTAATGAGCTAAAGTCTGAAGGATATCACAAAGCTCAACTAAATGTTTTTACTGGTAATCCCGCAAAATCATTGTATAAAAAGCTAGGCTTCAAAGAGATTTCTTCCATTATGGAGATGGATATCAATTAA
- a CDS encoding MFS transporter: protein MMKRITKEENSWIFYDWASSAYSIIISTAVFPIYYKAAAMNAGVSAANSTAYLGYTISIATFILAMLGPILGTIADYQGYKKRFFSFFFTLGMGFTALLAFIPSEQWLLLLVCYTLAAIGFSGSNIFYDAFLVDVTTEERMNRISARGFGLGYIGSTIPFIISIAIIVLAQSELIPLSTTVASKIAFIITAVWWGLFAIPLIKNVHQRYYIEREPNPVFNSFKRLAQTLKEVRKHRALFLFLLAYFFYIDGVGTIITMSTAYGTDLGISSTSLLIILFVTQVVAAPFAILYGKLSERFTGKKMLYVGIIIYMGVCIYAYFLDSTMDFWILAMLVATSQGGIQALSRSYYAKLIPKEKANEFFGFYNIFGKFASIMGPLLVGVTAQVTGNSSSGVFSLVILFIIGILILIKVPEPKA from the coding sequence CTGATGAAGCGCATTACTAAAGAAGAAAATAGTTGGATTTTTTATGATTGGGCAAGCTCTGCTTATTCTATTATTATCTCTACAGCTGTTTTTCCAATCTATTATAAGGCGGCTGCAATGAACGCAGGAGTAAGTGCCGCAAACTCTACTGCTTATTTAGGTTATACAATCTCAATCGCAACCTTTATATTGGCTATGCTTGGACCTATATTAGGAACAATTGCTGACTATCAGGGCTACAAAAAGCGATTTTTTTCCTTCTTCTTTACATTAGGAATGGGATTTACCGCACTACTCGCCTTTATCCCCTCTGAGCAATGGCTTCTTTTGCTAGTTTGCTATACATTGGCTGCAATTGGCTTCTCTGGGTCAAACATTTTCTATGATGCCTTTTTGGTAGATGTCACAACAGAGGAACGAATGAATCGTATTTCTGCCCGTGGATTTGGACTTGGTTATATCGGAAGTACCATACCTTTTATTATCAGCATTGCCATTATTGTTTTAGCACAAAGTGAACTTATTCCACTTTCAACAACAGTTGCAAGTAAGATCGCATTTATCATAACCGCAGTTTGGTGGGGACTTTTTGCTATTCCACTAATTAAAAATGTTCACCAGCGTTATTATATTGAGCGTGAACCAAATCCGGTCTTTAATAGCTTTAAACGACTTGCTCAAACTCTAAAAGAAGTTCGAAAACATCGTGCTTTATTTCTATTTTTATTAGCCTATTTTTTCTATATTGATGGAGTTGGAACAATTATTACAATGTCAACTGCCTACGGAACTGACCTAGGTATTAGCTCTACAAGCCTGCTCATTATTCTCTTTGTAACACAAGTTGTGGCTGCTCCATTTGCTATTCTTTACGGCAAATTATCTGAACGCTTTACCGGTAAAAAAATGCTCTATGTCGGAATCATCATCTATATGGGCGTCTGTATTTATGCTTATTTTCTTGATTCAACAATGGATTTTTGGATTCTAGCTATGCTCGTTGCTACTTCTCAAGGTGGTATTCAAGCATTGAGTCGCTCTTATTACGCTAAGCTTATTCCGAAAGAGAAGGCAAATGAATTTTTTGGTTTTTATAACATCTTCGGAAAATTTGCTAGCATTATGGGACCTTTGCTTGTAGGGGTAACGGCTCAAGTAACAGGAAATTCAAGCAGTGGTGTATTTAGTTTAGTCATTCTGTTTATCATCGGTATTCTTATTTTAATAAAAGTGCCTGAACCAAAGGCATAA
- a CDS encoding DUF421 domain-containing protein, which produces MEDLMKDLLIVLGRIVTILPLLLFVTIFMGKRAIGELPIFDFLIILTLGAVVGADIADPNIKHIPTAFTIVVIGLFQRLVARWKIKNRKFGKLITFEPTLVVQNGKLLRENISRIHYSIDNVLQMLREKNTFDLNEVELAIIEANGALSVLKKAEKQTVTKEDMKLTSSSPSISFPVMMEGKIYENTLRYFQVDETWLKQQLAHKGIINYENIFYVSLNRNLDLSISFNNEKSEKLPPLYH; this is translated from the coding sequence TTGGAGGACTTAATGAAGGACTTACTTATTGTCCTTGGACGTATTGTCACGATTCTACCTTTATTGCTTTTTGTCACCATTTTCATGGGTAAGCGTGCTATTGGGGAACTCCCAATTTTCGATTTTCTCATCATCCTCACTTTAGGTGCTGTTGTTGGTGCAGATATTGCAGATCCTAACATCAAACACATTCCTACTGCTTTTACAATTGTTGTCATTGGACTATTTCAGAGGCTTGTTGCTAGGTGGAAGATTAAAAATCGAAAGTTTGGAAAGCTCATTACCTTTGAACCTACACTCGTTGTTCAAAATGGGAAATTACTAAGAGAAAATATTAGCCGAATTCATTACTCAATAGATAATGTGCTTCAAATGTTAAGAGAAAAAAATACTTTTGACCTAAATGAGGTAGAATTAGCAATTATTGAAGCAAATGGAGCACTAAGTGTTTTAAAAAAAGCTGAAAAACAAACTGTAACAAAAGAAGATATGAAGCTTACTAGCTCTAGCCCCTCCATTTCCTTTCCAGTTATGATGGAGGGGAAAATTTATGAGAACACACTGCGTTATTTTCAAGTAGACGAAACGTGGTTAAAACAGCAATTAGCACACAAGGGTATTATTAATTACGAGAATATCTTTTATGTTTCGCTTAACCGAAACCTTGATTTATCTATTTCATTCAATAATGAGAAAAGTGAAAAGCTTCCTCCCCTATATCATTAG
- a CDS encoding ABC transporter ATP-binding protein, which produces MKNPSTGRRLVQYALHYKRTIFIALAMLTFAVAAELTGPFIAKRMIDHHMMGVEKPWVEVLEEDEQSVTYKGKYYKKSTDITSDQSLGEDQIQVVQVGRSFYVTDEHVTFDGKRSVDNQILTIGNGNETANYPVNKLTREELLAFYQPEIKPIIFLLSIYVGLLLIAAFFQYGKSLLLQKAANRIIQKMRTDVFEHIQRVPLSYFDNRPAGKIVSRVTNDTEAIRELYVKVLASFFTSGIYMTGILIALFFLDVKLALITLLVVPILFIWTVLYRKVASNYNHLIRTRVSDINGVVNESIQGMTIIRAFRRKKQTIDEFEVLNKEHFTYQNKLLSLNALTSHNLVNVLRNATFVALIWYFGGQSLTATGIISIGVLYAFVDYLNRLFQPVTDIVNQLAQLEQARVASERVFELLDEKGEVVDTEILPRFQGNVAFENVSFSYDGENDVLKNISFEARKGETVALVGHTGSGKSSIINLLFRYYDINRGKITIDSMDTSQIPRQQLRKHMGIVLQDPFLFTGTIESNVSLGNDEIPIDRVRKALRDVGAERFIKQLPNQFEEPVLEKGSTLSAGERQLISFARALAYDPAILILDEATANIDTETEAMIQQALNVVKEGRTTFIIAHRLSTIRNADQILVLDHGEIVERGSHEELLEQKGKYYKMHQLQLGKEVSNV; this is translated from the coding sequence ATGAAGAATCCCTCAACAGGAAGACGCCTAGTTCAATATGCACTTCACTATAAACGAACAATCTTTATTGCGCTTGCTATGCTAACCTTTGCTGTAGCAGCAGAGTTAACTGGTCCGTTTATAGCAAAAAGAATGATCGATCACCATATGATGGGGGTTGAAAAGCCGTGGGTAGAGGTTTTAGAGGAAGATGAACAATCCGTCACCTATAAAGGTAAGTATTATAAAAAGAGTACAGATATAACTTCAGATCAGTCACTTGGTGAAGATCAAATACAGGTTGTGCAAGTGGGGCGCTCCTTCTATGTAACAGATGAGCATGTAACATTTGATGGTAAGAGGTCTGTTGATAACCAAATATTAACAATTGGTAATGGGAATGAAACTGCTAACTATCCTGTAAATAAATTAACGAGAGAAGAACTGTTAGCATTTTATCAGCCTGAAATTAAACCGATTATTTTCCTTCTAAGCATTTATGTAGGATTGCTCTTGATTGCAGCTTTCTTTCAATATGGAAAGTCCTTGCTGTTACAAAAGGCAGCCAACCGTATTATCCAGAAAATGAGAACAGATGTATTTGAGCATATTCAAAGAGTGCCACTTTCATATTTCGACAATCGTCCCGCCGGGAAAATTGTTTCACGTGTAACAAACGACACAGAGGCGATAAGGGAATTATATGTGAAAGTGTTAGCGAGCTTTTTCACAAGTGGTATTTATATGACAGGAATTTTAATTGCTTTGTTTTTCTTAGACGTCAAGCTGGCACTGATTACATTGCTTGTTGTACCGATTTTGTTTATCTGGACGGTGCTTTACCGTAAAGTAGCTTCTAACTATAATCATTTAATCCGTACTCGTGTTAGTGATATAAATGGAGTGGTAAATGAGTCGATACAAGGTATGACGATTATTCGGGCATTTCGTCGAAAAAAGCAAACAATTGATGAATTTGAGGTGCTGAATAAGGAGCACTTCACGTATCAAAATAAATTACTAAGTTTAAATGCTTTAACGTCCCATAACTTAGTGAATGTGCTAAGAAATGCCACCTTTGTAGCGTTAATCTGGTATTTCGGAGGACAATCACTAACAGCAACAGGTATTATCTCAATTGGTGTTTTGTATGCATTTGTAGATTATTTAAATCGATTGTTCCAGCCTGTTACGGATATTGTAAATCAGCTTGCACAGTTGGAACAGGCACGTGTTGCATCAGAGCGTGTATTTGAACTACTCGATGAAAAAGGGGAAGTAGTGGACACAGAGATCCTTCCTAGATTTCAAGGAAACGTTGCATTTGAAAATGTATCATTCTCGTATGATGGTGAAAATGATGTGTTAAAAAATATCTCCTTTGAAGCAAGAAAAGGAGAGACAGTTGCGTTAGTTGGTCACACAGGATCTGGGAAAAGTTCCATTATCAACCTGTTGTTTCGATATTACGATATCAACCGCGGAAAAATAACGATAGATTCTATGGATACAAGCCAAATTCCACGTCAACAGCTGCGGAAGCACATGGGCATTGTGTTACAGGATCCGTTTCTATTTACGGGTACAATTGAATCAAATGTTAGCCTCGGAAATGATGAAATTCCTATAGATCGGGTAAGAAAAGCTTTGAGAGATGTAGGTGCAGAGAGATTTATTAAACAGCTACCTAATCAATTTGAAGAGCCAGTTTTAGAAAAGGGTAGCACGTTATCAGCGGGAGAACGACAGCTTATTTCGTTTGCCCGAGCATTAGCATATGACCCGGCAATTTTAATACTAGATGAAGCAACAGCTAATATTGATACAGAAACTGAAGCAATGATTCAACAAGCATTAAATGTGGTAAAGGAAGGACGAACAACATTTATTATTGCGCACCGCTTATCAACGATTCGAAATGCAGATCAAATTTTAGTGTTAGATCATGGAGAGATTGTCGAAAGAGGAAGTCATGAAGAACTCCTAGAGCAAAAAGGAAAGTATTATAAAATGCATCAATTACAGCTAGGAAAAGAAGTATCAAACGTATGA
- a CDS encoding ABC transporter ATP-binding protein has product MFSVLGKLRWFFYKYWKRYTVAISLLIFVSILDVIPPKIIGIAIDDIQFGQMTAERLRELLFFFIALIIVSYAITYVWMYQLFGGAHLIERILRYRFMKHLLAMTPRFFEKNRTGDLMARATNDLKAISLTAGFGILTLVDSTVFMIIIVFVMGFTISWKLTLAALIPLPLMAIAINYFGKLIHERFTVAQDAFGNLNDNVLESIAGVRVIRAYVQEKADEERFKEMTEDVYEKNIAVAKVDALFEPTIKILVGLSYVIGLGYGAYLVFNQLITLGELVSFNIYLGMLIWPMFAVGELINILQRGNASLDRVNETLAYEEDVKDVKNPKHISIPENIEFSNVTFRYPTSTTDNLKNISLQVKRGATIGVVGKTGSGKTTLLRQLLREYPLCEGKLLVSGQPIEEILIDDIHSWVGYVPQEQILFSRTIRENLKFGKENVNEDEIKSSLNSAAFDLSILPKGLDTLVGEKGVALSGGQKQRISIARALIKDPEILLLDDSMSAVDGKTEAKIIENIRHERAGKTTFITAHRLSAVQHADWIIVMDEGKIIEQGTHEQLIKLGKWYKEQFDRQQADSYGEVS; this is encoded by the coding sequence ATGTTCTCAGTACTAGGAAAATTAAGATGGTTTTTTTATAAATATTGGAAACGGTACACAGTAGCCATTTCACTACTGATCTTCGTTAGTATTTTAGATGTTATTCCACCAAAGATAATTGGAATAGCCATTGATGATATTCAGTTTGGTCAGATGACTGCTGAACGGTTACGTGAGCTTCTGTTTTTCTTTATTGCGCTCATCATTGTCAGCTATGCGATAACTTATGTATGGATGTATCAATTGTTTGGAGGAGCGCACTTAATTGAGCGGATTTTAAGATATCGTTTTATGAAACACTTGCTTGCGATGACACCTAGATTTTTTGAAAAAAACCGTACCGGTGATTTAATGGCACGAGCAACAAATGACTTAAAAGCTATTTCGTTAACTGCCGGGTTTGGTATTTTAACCTTGGTCGATTCAACTGTGTTTATGATTATCATTGTTTTTGTCATGGGATTCACAATTAGCTGGAAGCTTACTCTAGCTGCACTGATCCCACTTCCGTTAATGGCTATTGCTATTAACTACTTTGGGAAGCTCATTCACGAACGTTTTACTGTTGCCCAGGATGCTTTTGGGAACTTGAATGACAATGTACTTGAATCAATAGCAGGAGTGCGGGTTATTCGCGCATATGTACAAGAAAAAGCGGATGAAGAGCGGTTCAAAGAAATGACAGAAGATGTTTATGAGAAAAATATCGCTGTCGCCAAGGTCGATGCACTGTTTGAACCAACCATTAAAATCCTAGTTGGCTTAAGCTATGTGATTGGCTTGGGCTATGGTGCATATCTTGTGTTCAACCAGTTGATTACTCTAGGAGAATTAGTTAGCTTTAACATTTACCTTGGAATGTTAATTTGGCCGATGTTTGCTGTTGGAGAACTAATCAATATTCTCCAACGCGGAAACGCTTCATTAGACCGGGTAAATGAGACTCTAGCCTATGAAGAAGACGTTAAGGATGTGAAAAATCCTAAACACATTAGCATACCAGAAAATATTGAGTTTTCTAATGTAACTTTCCGTTATCCAACCTCAACAACAGATAATTTAAAAAACATCTCTTTGCAGGTGAAAAGAGGAGCGACAATCGGTGTTGTTGGAAAAACGGGTTCTGGCAAAACAACATTACTCAGGCAGCTGCTAAGAGAGTATCCATTATGTGAAGGGAAACTTCTCGTTTCAGGTCAACCAATTGAAGAGATTCTAATTGATGACATTCACTCATGGGTTGGCTATGTGCCACAGGAACAAATTTTATTTTCTAGAACAATTCGAGAAAATCTTAAGTTTGGAAAAGAAAATGTTAATGAAGATGAAATTAAGTCGTCATTGAATTCAGCAGCCTTTGACTTGTCTATTCTTCCGAAAGGCCTAGACACTCTAGTAGGAGAGAAAGGTGTAGCCCTTTCAGGTGGGCAAAAACAGCGCATCTCAATTGCACGGGCATTAATTAAGGATCCTGAAATTCTTTTATTAGATGATTCCATGTCGGCGGTTGATGGAAAAACAGAAGCAAAGATTATTGAAAACATTCGTCATGAACGAGCTGGAAAAACCACATTCATTACTGCACATCGTTTATCGGCCGTCCAGCATGCAGATTGGATTATCGTGATGGATGAAGGAAAAATAATTGAACAAGGAACACATGAACAGCTTATTAAGCTTGGAAAATGGTACAAAGAACAATTTGATCGTCAACAAGCAGATTCATATGGGGAGGTGAGCTAA
- a CDS encoding ParM/StbA family protein, producing the protein MSKTRITAVDVGNDCVKALFGKVDYELYIPNVIARDTEDRPVIGIEELNDKDPLDGIHVRVHSPALKENNAIYRVGNLATKSDNPSELDPGSTKSEEDQTLVMLFTSLALDAVREENSSIFKKTNNVIDANYTLGTGLPLREVKEGKDVGYRSQLLGSVHQVEFLVTPKYQGLKVNIKFDEVKVYPEGFAAFINLVMDKDLKIINRDLIDKQILIQDIGGLSTDIAVIKNRNVDDDKAQGFNLGVSESLEAIREEIRKKHGVELDSRRDVVDIITRKNDRHHIMVKGSRTNVHDITDRILLELAKKQYRHLRNVWQKNSQTEICYFVGGGAIVLKDYIKMLNNSLDGYNIEFFEDENESIWMMANAYYKLVSDFVRKTSEPPKKNEKQTV; encoded by the coding sequence ATGAGTAAAACTAGAATTACAGCAGTTGATGTTGGAAATGATTGCGTGAAGGCGCTTTTTGGAAAAGTAGATTACGAATTATATATCCCTAATGTTATTGCAAGAGACACTGAGGACCGACCAGTCATTGGTATAGAAGAATTAAATGATAAAGATCCATTAGATGGGATTCATGTAAGAGTTCATTCCCCTGCCTTAAAGGAAAACAATGCGATCTATCGAGTTGGTAACCTCGCAACAAAAAGTGATAACCCAAGTGAATTGGATCCAGGTAGCACAAAATCAGAAGAAGATCAGACACTTGTTATGCTTTTTACTTCCCTGGCACTAGATGCCGTTCGAGAAGAAAACTCTTCTATTTTCAAAAAAACAAATAATGTTATTGATGCAAATTATACGTTAGGAACAGGTTTGCCACTTCGTGAAGTCAAGGAAGGTAAAGATGTTGGCTATCGCTCACAACTCCTTGGATCTGTTCATCAAGTTGAATTTTTAGTAACTCCTAAATACCAAGGGTTAAAAGTTAATATTAAGTTTGATGAAGTAAAGGTTTATCCAGAAGGATTTGCTGCTTTTATTAATCTTGTTATGGACAAAGATTTAAAAATTATCAATCGTGATTTAATAGATAAGCAAATTTTAATTCAAGATATTGGCGGCTTATCGACGGATATTGCTGTGATTAAAAATCGTAATGTAGATGATGACAAAGCACAGGGCTTTAATCTTGGTGTGTCAGAGTCATTAGAAGCAATTAGAGAAGAAATTCGTAAAAAACATGGTGTAGAGCTCGACAGCCGTCGAGATGTGGTTGATATTATTACACGCAAGAATGATCGCCACCACATCATGGTAAAAGGTAGTCGGACAAACGTACATGATATTACTGACCGAATTCTTCTTGAACTGGCCAAAAAACAATACCGTCACTTGCGAAACGTATGGCAAAAAAATTCACAAACAGAAATCTGCTATTTTGTTGGTGGAGGAGCCATTGTTCTAAAAGATTATATTAAGATGTTAAATAATAGTTTAGATGGCTACAATATTGAGTTTTTTGAAGATGAAAACGAAAGTATTTGGATGATGGCAAATGCTTATTATAAACTAGTTTCCGATTTTGTCAGAAAAACCAGCGAGCCTCCGAAAAAGAATGAGAAGCAAACAGTCTAA